In Synechococcus sp. A18-25c, a single window of DNA contains:
- a CDS encoding MFS transporter: MSGSGSHNGQRILFLIASGMSTAGSFAGLTAKGWILMEQTADPMVLALHFAALSLPTMLVSGPAGVRTDRVGCERVLIQAQWALLGAGLLAALAIPMLEGQTQVLMLLASTLLAGVAGAYELTARNKYCALLVDDTRQLAPYLTSFSVVFNVGKLVGPLLGGWLVTLTGPAQALTLDAATYLLPIASVIWLLKPRLELEQRSTPGKTASLSVAWRDCGSTLRNVLTFTALMCVVGFFHPGLGPLIAARELGTAPMDLALFTSVLALGSIAGGIVLQRNSHRFCSRPSLTLAGFGLITALAQLGMARGGSTIFVLAMTLLIGAGTAGLLSSSNLITQVGAPQILRGRMAGLSQIAFLGGGGLSGLIAAQLTISLGLPTTFAITGGIGVVLALWEIWRRGGTMLTEVRSA, encoded by the coding sequence TGGATCGCACAACGGTCAACGCATCCTCTTTTTGATCGCTTCTGGCATGAGCACCGCAGGATCCTTTGCGGGGCTCACTGCCAAAGGCTGGATCCTGATGGAACAAACGGCAGATCCGATGGTGCTGGCGCTGCATTTTGCTGCGCTGTCACTTCCCACGATGCTGGTGAGTGGGCCGGCAGGCGTTCGCACGGATCGCGTGGGATGTGAACGCGTGCTGATTCAGGCGCAATGGGCGCTGCTCGGGGCCGGTCTTCTGGCCGCTCTAGCGATCCCCATGCTGGAGGGTCAGACCCAGGTGCTGATGCTGTTAGCCAGCACACTGCTGGCGGGCGTCGCGGGCGCTTACGAACTCACGGCCAGAAACAAATACTGCGCGCTGCTCGTTGATGACACCCGCCAGCTGGCGCCCTATCTGACGAGCTTCTCCGTGGTGTTCAACGTGGGCAAGCTGGTGGGACCCCTTCTAGGCGGCTGGTTGGTCACCCTCACGGGACCAGCTCAGGCACTCACACTGGATGCCGCCACGTATCTTTTGCCTATCGCCAGTGTGATCTGGCTGCTGAAACCACGGCTGGAGCTGGAGCAGCGGAGCACGCCCGGCAAGACAGCCTCCCTGAGTGTGGCCTGGCGAGATTGTGGAAGCACCCTGCGCAACGTGCTGACGTTCACAGCTCTGATGTGCGTCGTGGGCTTTTTTCATCCTGGACTCGGACCCTTGATCGCGGCGCGAGAACTGGGAACCGCCCCGATGGACTTGGCCCTGTTCACCAGTGTTCTGGCGCTGGGGAGCATTGCGGGAGGGATTGTGCTGCAGCGAAACAGCCATCGCTTCTGCAGCAGACCCTCATTGACGCTGGCAGGCTTCGGTCTCATCACAGCTTTGGCACAGCTGGGCATGGCGCGCGGTGGCAGCACGATCTTCGTGCTGGCCATGACGTTGCTGATCGGAGCCGGCACCGCTGGGTTACTGAGCAGCAGCAACCTCATCACGCAGGTGGGTGCGCCTCAGATTTTGCGAGGAAGGATGGCTGGCTTAAGCCAGATTGCCTTCCTGGGTGGCGGCGGTTTGAGCGGTCTCATCGCAGCACAGCTGACAATCTCCCTCGGACTACCAACGACCTTTGCCATCACAGGAGGGATCGGAGTTGTCTTGGCGTTGTGGGAAATCTGGCGTCGTGGCGGGACGATGCTGACCGAGGTCAGATCAGCTTGA
- a CDS encoding cytochrome B6 gives MGVVIYLGLVGAGLVTAAVISFVLRCIKLI, from the coding sequence ATGGGCGTCGTCATCTATCTGGGTCTTGTCGGTGCCGGCCTTGTCACCGCTGCCGTCATCAGTTTTGTGTTGCGCTGCATCAAGCTGATCTGA